From the genome of Paludisphaera rhizosphaerae, one region includes:
- a CDS encoding DUF1549 domain-containing protein, whose translation MRLRDVGFLCVVLGCGLATGRGVIRSASPVRGPLREVAARPEVSARVDEAFRRSWTDQGIEPASPADELTVMRRLSLGLAGTVPSLEEVRRFEAIEPGKRVDAWLDVLLRDRRTADHLAERFARAFVGVEGGPFIVFRRRRFTTWLSDAIMENRPYSAIVRELIAEQGIWTDHPAVNFVTVTRDEMTQRPDPDRLAARVSRAFLGVRIDCAQCHDHPFQPWKQADFRGLAAFFGGVRSNLRGVSDAKNEYRPLDRKTKEPIDVEPTVPSHPELLPAEGPPRERLASWVVDSRNPYFARAAVNRVWAVLVGRPLVDPIDELPAAADTPPALDLLAADFVEHGHDLRRLIRAIASTEVYRLESVDLPEEAVSPNDETWAAFPMTRLRPEQVAGGLAQSASISTLGPGSSWPSRFVAYVDGNNFVRRYGDAGEDEFSPLGGTLPQRLLMMNGELVKKKTRGDFFNASRRIADLAPDGSKAVELAYLCVLSRRPSDEEAAHFTPRLQGAKRDDRINLIADLFWTLLNSAEFSWNH comes from the coding sequence ATGCGACTCCGCGACGTCGGATTCCTCTGCGTGGTGCTTGGCTGCGGGCTGGCGACGGGGCGCGGGGTGATCCGCTCGGCCTCGCCGGTTCGGGGGCCGTTGCGGGAAGTCGCGGCGCGGCCTGAGGTTTCGGCGCGGGTCGACGAAGCGTTTCGGCGAAGCTGGACCGACCAGGGGATTGAGCCCGCCTCGCCGGCCGACGAGTTGACGGTGATGCGCCGGCTCAGCCTGGGGCTGGCGGGGACGGTTCCCTCGCTGGAGGAAGTCCGACGGTTTGAGGCGATCGAGCCCGGCAAGCGCGTCGACGCCTGGCTGGATGTGCTGCTCCGCGACCGTCGCACGGCCGACCATCTGGCGGAGCGGTTCGCCCGGGCCTTCGTCGGCGTTGAAGGTGGGCCGTTCATCGTCTTTCGGCGACGGCGGTTCACCACCTGGCTGAGCGACGCCATCATGGAGAACCGGCCGTACTCGGCGATCGTCCGCGAATTGATCGCCGAACAGGGGATCTGGACGGATCACCCGGCCGTCAACTTCGTCACCGTCACCCGCGACGAGATGACCCAGCGGCCCGACCCCGACCGGCTCGCGGCGCGGGTCTCGCGGGCCTTCCTGGGGGTTCGGATCGACTGCGCTCAGTGTCACGACCACCCGTTCCAGCCCTGGAAGCAGGCCGACTTCCGGGGGCTCGCCGCGTTCTTCGGCGGCGTTCGATCGAACCTTCGCGGCGTTTCCGACGCCAAGAACGAGTATCGACCGCTCGACCGCAAGACCAAGGAGCCGATCGACGTCGAGCCGACCGTCCCCTCGCATCCGGAACTTCTCCCCGCTGAGGGACCGCCCCGCGAGCGCCTGGCGAGCTGGGTCGTCGACTCGCGCAATCCTTACTTCGCCCGAGCCGCCGTCAACCGCGTCTGGGCCGTCCTGGTCGGCCGACCGCTCGTGGACCCGATCGACGAACTCCCCGCCGCCGCCGACACACCCCCGGCGCTCGACCTGCTCGCGGCCGACTTCGTCGAGCACGGCCACGACCTTCGCCGACTGATCCGAGCGATCGCCTCCACGGAAGTCTACCGGCTGGAGAGCGTCGACCTGCCCGAAGAGGCCGTCTCCCCCAACGACGAGACCTGGGCGGCCTTCCCCATGACCCGCCTGCGGCCCGAACAGGTGGCCGGCGGGCTGGCCCAGTCGGCCTCGATCTCGACCCTCGGGCCGGGCTCGTCGTGGCCCTCTCGCTTCGTCGCCTATGTCGACGGCAACAACTTCGTCCGCCGCTACGGCGACGCCGGCGAGGACGAGTTCTCCCCTCTCGGCGGCACGCTCCCCCAACGGCTGCTGATGATGAACGGCGAACTGGTTAAGAAAAAGACCCGCGGCGACTTCTTCAACGCCTCGCGACGAATCGCCGATCTCGCCCCCGATGGCTCGAAAGCCGTCGAGTTGGCCTATCTCTGCGTTCTCAGCCGTCGCCCGTCCGACGAGGAGGCCGCCCACTTCACCCCTCGTCTGCAGGGGGCGAAGCGCGACGACCGCATCAACCTGATCGCCGACCTCTTCTGGACCCTGCTCAACTCGGCGGAATTCTCATGGAACCATTGA
- a CDS encoding DUF1501 domain-containing protein, producing MHLDRRGFLTTLAGLSWMTPAAELLARQAEKTDGPAGSIILLWLGGGPSQLETFDPHPDSNAAGGTKAIATAVKGVSLAAGYDRLAEEMGSIALIRSMTSKEGDHERGTYMLKTGYRPDPTVIHPSIGAICCHELPTGTTDIPRHVSILTGQWPSRGGFLGGEYDAFQVDDPKGKLPDVVTPVALGRDSQRALDLDVVNRAFARRRTARVEATLHQRSVAAARAMMSSEQLKAFDVSREPAEIRAEYGDSPFGRGCLAARRLVEVGVRCVEVTLNGWDSHVNNHEIHRRQAGILDPAFAALIRDLRRRDLLERTIVLCCGEFGRTPRINPFGGRDHWTNGFSLALAGGGLRSGFALGETDPEGVKDPTSPIPVADVHATILTSLGLDPSRENIAPVTSRPIKLSEGRRIPELLA from the coding sequence ATGCACCTCGACCGTCGCGGCTTCTTGACGACCCTCGCCGGGCTGAGCTGGATGACCCCTGCCGCCGAGTTGCTCGCGCGCCAGGCCGAGAAGACCGACGGGCCGGCCGGCTCGATCATCCTCCTCTGGCTCGGCGGCGGCCCTAGCCAGCTTGAGACCTTCGACCCTCATCCCGACTCGAACGCCGCCGGCGGGACGAAGGCGATCGCCACGGCCGTGAAGGGGGTCAGTCTGGCCGCCGGGTATGATCGGCTCGCCGAGGAGATGGGCTCGATCGCCTTGATCCGGTCGATGACCAGCAAGGAAGGCGACCACGAGCGCGGGACGTACATGCTGAAGACCGGCTATCGCCCCGATCCGACCGTCATCCACCCATCCATCGGCGCGATCTGCTGCCACGAACTGCCGACCGGAACGACCGACATCCCGCGTCACGTCTCCATCCTGACCGGCCAGTGGCCTAGTCGCGGCGGATTCCTCGGCGGCGAGTACGACGCTTTCCAGGTCGACGACCCCAAGGGGAAGCTGCCGGACGTCGTCACCCCCGTCGCACTTGGCCGCGATTCCCAGAGGGCCCTCGATCTGGACGTCGTCAACCGCGCGTTCGCCCGCCGTCGGACCGCCAGGGTCGAGGCGACGCTCCATCAGCGCTCGGTCGCAGCGGCGCGAGCGATGATGTCCTCGGAGCAGCTCAAGGCGTTCGACGTCTCGCGCGAGCCGGCCGAGATCCGGGCGGAGTACGGCGACTCTCCCTTCGGCCGCGGCTGTCTAGCAGCCCGCCGTCTCGTCGAGGTCGGCGTCCGCTGTGTGGAGGTCACGCTCAACGGCTGGGATTCGCACGTCAACAACCATGAGATCCACCGTCGCCAGGCGGGGATCCTCGACCCGGCCTTCGCGGCCTTGATTCGCGACCTCCGCCGCCGCGACCTGCTCGAGCGCACCATCGTCCTCTGCTGCGGCGAGTTCGGCCGGACCCCGCGCATCAATCCGTTCGGCGGCCGCGACCACTGGACCAACGGCTTCAGCCTGGCCCTCGCCGGCGGCGGCCTCCGCTCGGGCTTCGCCCTGGGCGAGACCGACCCCGAGGGCGTCAAGGACCCGACAAGCCCCATCCCTGTCGCCGACGTCCACGCCACCATCCTCACCTCCCTGGGCCTCGACCCTTCCCGGGAGAACATCGCCCCCGTCACCAGCCGTCCCATCAAGCTCAGCGAAGGCCGCCGCATCCCCGAACTGCTGGCCTGA
- a CDS encoding VOC family protein codes for MPTSVTTFLMFQGKQAEEAIRFYVDLFPNSAVDSIVFYGPGEMGPEGTVKLANFTLAGRPFRAIDSPPVHAFGFTPSISLFVDLEERAAFDAACARLSEGGTLLMPPGEYGFSAAFAWLNDRFGVSWQLNVPFA; via the coding sequence ATGCCGACCAGCGTCACGACGTTCCTGATGTTCCAGGGGAAGCAGGCTGAGGAGGCGATTCGGTTCTACGTCGACCTTTTCCCGAACTCGGCCGTCGATTCGATCGTCTTCTACGGGCCGGGCGAGATGGGGCCGGAAGGGACCGTGAAGCTGGCCAATTTCACCCTGGCCGGCCGCCCGTTTCGCGCGATCGACAGCCCGCCGGTCCACGCCTTCGGTTTTACGCCGTCGATCAGCCTGTTCGTCGACCTCGAGGAACGGGCCGCGTTCGACGCCGCTTGCGCCAGGCTGTCGGAGGGCGGGACTCTATTGATGCCCCCCGGCGAGTACGGCTTCAGCGCGGCGTTCGCCTGGCTCAACGACCGGTTCGGCGTCTCGTGGCAGTTGAACGTCCCGTTCGCTTGA